Proteins encoded in a region of the Tripterygium wilfordii isolate XIE 37 chromosome 21, ASM1340144v1, whole genome shotgun sequence genome:
- the LOC119989078 gene encoding putative cysteine-rich receptor-like protein kinase 30 isoform X3: MGFSWQCTPDVSRSDCSYCLKENVGYFYRCCHKKQGGFVRRPSCIFRWNLYPFYNSTTADPPAPSPPGSTNTTSINDDGSINHQTIVAIVVPTFTVIALVAVACIFFFSLEGGGRSGWRTKFSFEKML; this comes from the exons ATGGGGTTCTCCTGGCAGTGCACTCCAGATGTTTCTCGCAGTGATTGCAGCTATTGCCTGAAAGAAAATGTGGGTTACTTTTATAGATGTTGCCATAAGAAGCAAGGAGGTTTTGTTAGAAGACCTAGTTGTATTTTTCGGTGGAACTTGTATCCCTTCTATAATTCTACCACTGCTGATCCTCCTGCACCATCTCCTCCAGGGTCAACCAATACAACAAGTATAAATG ATGATGGAAGCATTAATCATCAAACAATTGTAGCTATTGTAGTTCCTACATTTACCGTCATTGCACTTGTGGCTGTTGcttgcatcttttttttttccctagaaGGAGGAGGAAGGTCAGGCTGGAGAAcgaaattcagttttgaaaaaATGCTTTGA
- the LOC119989078 gene encoding cysteine-rich receptor-like protein kinase 11 isoform X1 → MGFSWQCTPDVSRSDCSYCLKENVGYFYRCCHKKQGGFVRRPSCIFRWNLYPFYNSTTADPPAPSPPGSTNTTSINGPKPPSPSLLASENLSVRALMKLKSYCKDSMVLISSAASTKELVKDNTKKKAQNHLVQAY, encoded by the exons ATGGGGTTCTCCTGGCAGTGCACTCCAGATGTTTCTCGCAGTGATTGCAGCTATTGCCTGAAAGAAAATGTGGGTTACTTTTATAGATGTTGCCATAAGAAGCAAGGAGGTTTTGTTAGAAGACCTAGTTGTATTTTTCGGTGGAACTTGTATCCCTTCTATAATTCTACCACTGCTGATCCTCCTGCACCATCTCCTCCAGGGTCAACCAATACAACAAGTATAAATG GTCCAAAACCACCTTCTCCAAGCTTATTAGCTTCAGAGAATTTATCTGTTAGAGCTCTAATGAAGCTAAAGTCGTATTGCAAGGATTCCATGGTTTTGATTTCATCAGCTGCTTCAACAAAAGAACTAGTCAAAGACaacacaaagaaaaag
- the LOC119989078 gene encoding cysteine-rich receptor-like protein kinase 11 isoform X2, with translation MGFSWQCTPDVSRSDCSYCLKENVGYFYRCCHKKQGGFVRRPSCIFRWNLYPFYNSTTADPPAPSPPGSTNTTSINGPKPPSPSLLASENLSVRALMKLKSYCKDSMVLISSAASTKELVKDNTKKKMLSGIKLSD, from the exons ATGGGGTTCTCCTGGCAGTGCACTCCAGATGTTTCTCGCAGTGATTGCAGCTATTGCCTGAAAGAAAATGTGGGTTACTTTTATAGATGTTGCCATAAGAAGCAAGGAGGTTTTGTTAGAAGACCTAGTTGTATTTTTCGGTGGAACTTGTATCCCTTCTATAATTCTACCACTGCTGATCCTCCTGCACCATCTCCTCCAGGGTCAACCAATACAACAAGTATAAATG GTCCAAAACCACCTTCTCCAAGCTTATTAGCTTCAGAGAATTTATCTGTTAGAGCTCTAATGAAGCTAAAGTCGTATTGCAAGGATTCCATGGTTTTGATTTCATCAGCTGCTTCAACAAAAGAACTAGTCAAAGACaacacaaagaaaaag